A part of Plasmodium vinckei vinckei genome assembly, organelle: plastid:apicoplast genomic DNA contains:
- a CDS encoding apicoplast ribosomal protein S8: protein MVLKLLNKIKYNFKINKNFILYKFNKIIYYLIILLYNYNYILKFYIIIINNRYYMFLILNKCKKIIYLKTYIKYNQLFYINYNKLISFIKLNKYFKGLLIIYSCKYKFITHILSLKYKIGGILICYIF, encoded by the coding sequence ATGGTATTAAAATTATTAAATAAAATAAAGTATAATTTTAAAATAAATAAGAATTTTATATTATATAAATTTAATAAAATTATTTATTATTTAATTATATTATTATATAATTATAATTATATATTAAAATTTTATATTATTATTATAAATAATAGATATTATATGTTTTTAATTTTAAATAAATGTAAAAAAATTATATATTTAAAAACTTATATAAAATATAATCAATTATTTTATATAAATTATAATAAGTTAATATCTTTTATAAAATTAAATAAATATTTTAAAGGTTTATTAATAATATATTCATGTAAATATAAATTTATTACACATATATTATCATTAAAGTATAAAATAGGTGGTATTTTAATATGT
- a CDS encoding apicoplast ribosomal protein L14 — translation MIYLNSILDVLDNSGILKFKYINTLNKSKNIKYGDILMGIVYKLYNNNLYKKSDKCKGILVQYKHFINLKLYYSIKFNKNAVIILNNDLNSVGTKSNSIILKYIKYKPNINIKKLKIKYI, via the coding sequence ATGATATATTTAAATAGTATATTAGATGTTTTAGATAATAGTGGTATATTAAAGTTTAAATATATAAATACTTTAAATAAATCAAAAAATATAAAATATGGAGATATACTTATGGGTATAGTATATAAATTATATAATAATAATTTATATAAAAAGTCAGATAAATGTAAAGGTATTTTAGTTCAGTATAAACATTTTATTAATTTAAAATTATATTATTCAATTAAATTTAATAAAAATGCAGTTATAATTTTAAATAATGATTTAAATTCTGTAGGTACAAAAAGTAATTCAATTATATTAAAATATATAAAATATAAACCTAATATAAATATAAAAAAATTAAAAATTAAATATATTTAA
- a CDS encoding apicoplast ribosomal protein S17, which translates to MMIKIGYVIKKICYNIKVICISYYKYSYMYKKLLLCNKYIKVYDKRNEIMINDYVLIKYYKKSKYCTNKIIKIL; encoded by the coding sequence ATGATGATAAAAATAGGATATGTAATAAAAAAGATATGTTATAATATAAAAGTAATTTGTATTTCTTATTATAAATATTCTTATATGTATAAAAAATTATTATTATGTAATAAATATATAAAAGTATATGATAAAAGAAATGAAATTATGATAAATGATTATGTATTAATTAAATATTATAAAAAAAGTAAATATTGTACTAATAAAATAATAAAAATTTTATGA
- a CDS encoding apicoplast ribosomal protein L16 yields MINNIKKTQRGKIKGKFNLKFLKLYWGIISLTSGFLTNKQFDTSKFIINKYIKKIGYYNIYIQCIKSMTKKSFKTRMGAGKGPIEFYVCKIKRNKLLFEISNVSMDVIYKITKTLSYKLNLKLQYIKKII; encoded by the coding sequence ATGATTAATAATATAAAAAAAACACAGAGAGGTAAAATAAAAGGAAAATTTAATTTAAAATTTTTAAAATTATATTGGGGTATAATATCTTTAACTTCCGGATTTTTAACTAATAAACAATTTGATACTTCTAAATTTATAATAAATAAATATATAAAGAAAATTGGTTATTATAATATATATATACAATGTATAAAGTCAATGACTAAAAAATCTTTTAAAACAAGAATGGGAGCTGGTAAAGGTCCTATTGAATTTTATGTATGTAAAATAAAGAGAAATAAGTTATTATTTGAAATTAGTAATGTTTCTATGGACGTTATTTATAAAATTACAAAAACTTTATCATATAAATTAAATTTAAAATTACAATATATAAAAAAAATAATTTAA
- a CDS encoding ribosomal protein S3, putative: MGQKVHPLIFRSLIFKNYINNFYINISKNKYYLINILLIYLLYYNFYNICYLKNNYVDININLYINKFIIVLLFYNSLKYNIINLKYIFILLNYFNYYYYKVYNYLCILKIKYTNNINIIIFYIKQYYIKYKSLKLIFEYLYNNLLKKYNYNIKGLKIKFSGCFKNSLKTKVEIYTYGNISLSTLTNKIKYINDIINTKYGILSIKVWINI, from the coding sequence ATGGGACAAAAAGTTCATCCTTTAATTTTTAGAAGTTTAATTTTTAAAAATTATATTAATAATTTTTATATAAATATAAGTAAAAATAAATATTATTTAATAAATATATTATTAATTTATTTATTGTATTATAATTTTTATAATATATGTTATTTAAAAAATAATTATGTTGATATAAATATAAATTTATATATTAATAAGTTTATAATTGTGTTATTATTTTATAATAGTTTAAAATATAATATTATAAATTTAAAATATATATTTATATTATTAAATTATTTTAATTATTATTATTATAAAGTATATAATTATTTATGTATTTTAAAAATAAAATATACTAATAATATAAATATTATAATATTTTATATAAAACAATATTATATAAAGTATAAATCATTAAAGTTAATATTTGAATATTTATATAATAATTTATTAAAAAAATATAATTATAATATTAAAGGATTAAAAATAAAATTTTCTGGTTGTTTTAAAAATAGTTTAAAAACTAAAGTAGAAATATATACATATGGTAATATATCTTTAAGTACTTTAACTAATAAAATTAAATATATTAATGATATTATAAATACTAAATATGGTATTTTAAGTATAAAAGTATGGATTAATATATAA
- a CDS encoding apicoplast ribosomal protein S19 gives MIKLYWLKVSLNNKYIFINLHNKYNKNIILNVYNKNLYIYKKLLNLYIKIYNGYKFIPIYINKYKLYKKVGNFIYTKYIKYNIKELALN, from the coding sequence ATGATTAAATTATATTGGTTAAAAGTATCATTAAATAATAAGTATATATTTATAAATTTACATAATAAATATAATAAAAATATAATATTAAATGTATATAATAAAAATTTATATATTTATAAAAAATTATTAAATTTATATATAAAAATATATAATGGATATAAATTTATACCTATTTATATAAATAAATATAAATTATATAAGAAAGTAGGTAATTTTATATATACAAAATATATAAAATATAATATAAAAGAATTAGCATTAAATTAA
- a CDS encoding apicoplast ribosomal protein L2 — protein sequence MILKLKKYNSYKYLKNFGKNNKGYITIYNKGGGKLKYQYKLIDFWYDNYNININYKIFLFKKIKTYFKNSYIGCILYLSYKFNYLQKYIVLNHNYILNSIYYITNINNIRLGSYIQLKYCKLGTYIYNISYNNKGSIFARSAGTYAQILVFYKNLVYIKLPSKKFKYINYNNFCYIGINSNILYNKFKIKNAGYNIFYNKRPKVRGKAKNVCDHPHGGGKGKTSIGRKYPCSKKGLHSKGYKTKKI from the coding sequence ATGATATTAAAATTAAAAAAATATAATAGTTATAAATATTTAAAAAATTTTGGTAAAAATAATAAAGGATATATTACTATTTATAATAAAGGAGGTGGAAAATTAAAATATCAATATAAATTAATTGATTTTTGGTATGATAATTATAATATTAATATAAATTATAAAATATTTTTATTTAAAAAAATAAAAACTTATTTTAAAAATAGTTATATAGGATGTATTTTATATTTATCATATAAATTTAATTATTTACAAAAATATATAGTTTTAAATCATAATTATATATTAAATTCTATTTATTACATAACAAATATAAATAATATAAGATTAGGTAGTTATATACAATTAAAATATTGTAAATTAGGTACATATATTTATAATATATCTTATAACAATAAAGGTAGTATTTTTGCTAGATCTGCTGGTACATATGCTCAAATTTTAGTTTTTTATAAAAATTTAGTATATATAAAATTACCTTCTAAAAAATTTAAATATATTAATTATAATAATTTTTGTTATATAGGTATTAATAGTAATATTTTATATAATAAATTTAAAATAAAAAATGCAGGTTATAATATTTTTTATAATAAAAGACCTAAGGTAAGAGGTAAGGCTAAAAATGTATGTGATCATCCTCATGGTGGAGGTAAAGGTAAAACAAGTATAGGTCGTAAATATCCTTGTTCTAAAAAAGGATTACATTCTAAAGGTTATAAAACAAAAAAAATTTAA
- a CDS encoding ribosomal protein L23, putative, translating to MKEIILSFYCNNIFYKINYINSKFYIIYTNKYLTKLDIKYIIKNIFKFNINKNNIKINSINKNNILKIYFIKLK from the coding sequence ATGAAAGAAATTATATTAAGTTTTTATTGTAATAATATATTTTATAAAATTAATTATATTAATAGTAAATTTTATATTATTTATACTAATAAATATTTAACAAAATTAGATATAAAATATATTATTAAAAATATATTTAAATTTAATATTAATAAAAATAATATTAAGATTAATAGTATAAATAAAAATAATATTTTAAAAATATATTTTATAAAATTAAAATGA
- a CDS encoding apicoplast ribosomal protein L4, which translates to MDNIIILNINNNIFNNNIIFKYKYDFFIKLYLNNYIKIYKLLIYIIKYYYLNSIYKYKNTKNRSLINFSKKKIRVQKGTGKARLKTLSSTVCKQGSCTFGPFYKNKIIKYNKFIYKLIFIYLLINKRSNILIIKFEYILCLLYIYRNINFNIKELIYKILYLNGVLLNKNYKILNLYEINNKYILLNLILYNYIIFIV; encoded by the coding sequence ATGGATAATATTATTATATTAAATATAAATAATAATATATTTAATAATAATATAATATTTAAATATAAATATGATTTTTTTATAAAATTATATTTAAATAATTATATTAAAATATATAAATTATTAATTTATATTATAAAATATTATTATTTAAATAGTATTTATAAATATAAAAATACAAAAAATAGAAGTCTTATAAATTTTAGTAAAAAAAAAATAAGAGTTCAAAAAGGTACTGGTAAAGCTAGATTAAAAACATTATCTTCTACTGTATGTAAACAAGGTTCTTGTACATTTGGTCCTTTTTATAAAAATAAAATTATTAAATATAATAAATTTATATATAAGTTAATTTTTATATATTTATTAATAAATAAGCGTAGTAATATTTTAATAATTAAATTTGAATATATTTTATGTTTATTATATATTTATAGAAATATTAATTTTAATATAAAAGAATTAATTTATAAAATATTATATTTAAATGGGGTATTATTAAATAAAAATTATAAGATATTAAATTTATATGAAATTAATAATAAATATATTTTATTAAATTTAATTTTATATAATTATATTATATTTATTGTATAA
- a CDS encoding apicoplast ribosomal protein S4 — MIKFLTPKIKILKKLNIPFLLYLSSKYNYKLKINKYTYKSYFDLKLKFVRYICYNYCITFKQYLYYLKKIKNYNENNLYFKLLNILESRLDVFLVNIGFFKTILQSRYFIKYKYIYINNIYCNYYNIRLKSNDIIFFNSKIKYIILYNLIYRYNIYIYISNLYKYNFIKSYSFNNYFIICIYNLKIKILNDLYLNNILYIYNNIYNI; from the coding sequence ATGATAAAATTTTTAACTCCTAAAATAAAAATTTTAAAAAAATTAAATATTCCTTTTTTATTATATTTATCTAGTAAGTATAATTATAAGTTAAAAATTAATAAATATACGTATAAATCATATTTTGATTTAAAATTAAAATTTGTAAGATATATTTGTTATAATTATTGTATAACATTTAAACAATATTTATATTATTTAAAAAAAATAAAAAATTATAATGAAAATAATTTATATTTTAAATTATTAAATATATTAGAATCTAGATTAGATGTTTTTTTAGTAAATATAGGATTTTTTAAAACTATATTACAATCTAGATATTTTATAAAATATAAATATATTTATATTAATAATATTTATTGTAATTATTATAATATCAGATTAAAATCTAATGATATAATATTTTTTAATAGTAAAATTAAATATATAATTTTATATAATTTAATTTATAGATATAATATTTATATTTATATATCAAATTTATATAAATATAATTTTATAAAATCTTATAGTTTTAATAATTATTTTATTATATGTATATATAATTTAAAAATAAAAATATTAAACGATTTATATTTAAATAATATTTTATATATTTATAATAATATTTATAATATATAA